One part of the Dyadobacter sp. 676 genome encodes these proteins:
- a CDS encoding energy transducer TonB produces the protein MVVKSLQYDCDQAALTLIHYMPEWKPAIKSGKPVSVRYYLEIPFDYRNH, from the coding sequence ATGGTCGTTAAAAGCCTGCAATACGATTGCGACCAGGCTGCATTGACACTTATCCATTACATGCCTGAATGGAAGCCGGCTATCAAAAGCGGAAAGCCGGTCAGTGTCCGGTACTACCTGGAAATACCTTTTGATTACCGAAACCACTAA
- a CDS encoding serine hydrolase, which translates to MKASLRLNILTLVFAAGILPAECQTSRMAAKTDSLFAEWNKPGMPGAAVGVVHAGKLIYAKGFGEADLETGAKIGPETIFHVASVSKQFTAYAIVLLAEQGKLSLDDDIRKYIPEVPDFGKTITIRHLLNHTSGLRDQWNLLAMAGWQLDDVITKQHVMNLVTRQKELNFEPGSAYAYCNTGYTLLAEAASRVTGQPFAYWMERNVFKPLGMKNTQFFDNQEGIVKGRAYSFHRTPGTIGPTMFSKSILSYGNVGATSLFTTVNDLALWIDNFRNPQIGTATIMKQMLERGRLTKGDTLTYAFGLVHGKHKGLAYYGHDGADAGFRSSLIYFPKEDYGFIVLSNQAEFNPPKKNLEMADLYLSSFMKEGKPAAVSPKPAPSGAYAFDSTLFRAYAGSYALDEAPGFVLKFWRDGNNYYTQATGQPSAAIFPSSDSTFFLKVVEASVVFHRAKDGKVNRITLQQNGNHPGTRVNGQEPVATDLVPFVGQYYSPELETIYTIAQKGNELKIRHIHHGEADLKIVGKDKLNAPWWFVQNIEVVRNPSGAVTGIKVSNGRVVNLWFKKLPDDFAADGK; encoded by the coding sequence ATGAAAGCGTCGCTACGCCTCAACATCCTTACACTGGTATTTGCCGCAGGCATTCTGCCCGCTGAATGCCAGACATCCCGCATGGCAGCTAAAACGGATTCCCTATTTGCGGAATGGAACAAACCCGGAATGCCCGGTGCGGCAGTGGGCGTAGTCCATGCAGGCAAACTGATTTACGCCAAAGGATTCGGTGAAGCCGACCTGGAAACGGGAGCCAAAATCGGGCCGGAAACGATTTTTCATGTTGCTTCCGTTTCCAAACAGTTTACCGCTTACGCCATCGTACTGCTGGCGGAACAAGGCAAACTTTCGCTTGACGACGACATCCGCAAATACATCCCGGAAGTACCTGATTTTGGTAAAACCATCACTATCAGGCACCTGCTCAACCATACCAGTGGCCTGCGCGATCAATGGAACCTGCTGGCTATGGCCGGCTGGCAGCTCGACGACGTGATCACCAAACAGCACGTCATGAACCTCGTTACCCGTCAGAAAGAGCTAAATTTCGAACCTGGAAGTGCTTATGCCTATTGTAATACGGGTTATACGCTCCTGGCCGAAGCCGCAAGCCGCGTCACCGGGCAACCCTTCGCTTACTGGATGGAACGCAACGTATTCAAACCATTAGGCATGAAGAATACCCAGTTTTTTGATAACCAGGAAGGCATTGTCAAAGGGCGCGCCTACTCTTTTCACCGCACGCCCGGTACCATCGGGCCGACGATGTTCAGCAAAAGCATATTAAGCTATGGCAACGTCGGGGCGACCAGCCTTTTCACGACCGTGAACGATCTGGCTTTGTGGATCGATAATTTCCGCAACCCGCAAATAGGCACTGCGACGATCATGAAACAAATGCTTGAACGTGGTCGGCTCACTAAAGGCGATACGCTTACGTATGCATTCGGACTGGTTCATGGCAAGCACAAAGGCCTGGCTTACTACGGCCACGATGGGGCCGATGCCGGCTTCCGCTCTTCGCTGATTTACTTTCCGAAAGAAGATTACGGCTTCATTGTGCTAAGCAACCAGGCGGAATTCAACCCTCCCAAAAAGAACCTGGAAATGGCGGATCTGTATTTATCCTCCTTCATGAAGGAAGGCAAACCTGCCGCTGTAAGTCCCAAACCGGCCCCATCCGGCGCCTATGCTTTTGACTCGACCTTGTTCCGCGCTTATGCCGGCTCGTACGCACTGGACGAAGCTCCCGGTTTCGTGCTAAAATTCTGGCGGGACGGCAACAACTACTACACCCAGGCCACAGGTCAACCATCGGCAGCCATATTCCCGTCGTCGGACTCGACGTTTTTCCTGAAAGTCGTAGAAGCTTCGGTGGTATTTCACAGAGCCAAAGACGGCAAAGTCAATCGCATTACCTTGCAGCAAAACGGAAACCATCCGGGAACCAGAGTCAACGGGCAGGAACCCGTCGCCACCGATCTTGTCCCGTTCGTCGGCCAATATTACAGCCCCGAGCTTGAAACGATTTACACCATTGCTCAAAAGGGTAATGAATTGAAAATACGGCATATACACCATGGGGAGGCTGATTTGAAGATTGTCGGTAAGGACAAGCTCAATGCGCCCTGGTGGTTTGTTCAAAATATCGAAGTCGTCCGCAATCCTTCCGGCGCAGTCACCGGTATCAAAGTATCGAATGGCCGGGTGGTGAATTTATGGTTTAAAAAGCTCCCGGACGATTTTGCAGCCGATGGCAAATAA
- a CDS encoding PHB depolymerase family esterase: MFKKLLSAFLILSALSTNAQHVLDSLLIEGHYRVFAYNPSLKVRPGASMVFVMHGSGGEPLGFARRGAKLESLAESENIVVVYPGGYKKYWNECRKASTAVANVENLNEEAFFDALIDLFASRYKINKKQVFATGFSGGGHMSYKLALTMPGKIRAVSAIVANMPTDENMDCTPMNMAIPVMITNGTADQTNPYNGGEVKTPGVTLGTVRSTDQSFQYWARLDGYTGEPVKSIMPDGDTSNDITVEKYTYQKKGKPEVTLLKVVNGRHEFVTDFDMFEESWKFFKRQIGK, encoded by the coding sequence ATGTTTAAAAAGCTCCTTTCCGCATTCCTGATCCTCTCTGCATTGTCGACCAATGCCCAGCATGTGCTCGATTCGTTGCTGATCGAAGGCCATTACCGTGTTTTTGCATACAATCCGTCGCTGAAAGTCAGGCCGGGCGCAAGTATGGTATTTGTGATGCACGGGTCGGGCGGCGAGCCGCTGGGTTTTGCGCGTCGTGGGGCGAAGCTGGAATCCCTGGCGGAGTCGGAGAATATTGTTGTGGTTTATCCGGGCGGGTATAAAAAGTATTGGAATGAATGCAGGAAAGCTTCCACCGCGGTTGCCAACGTGGAGAACCTGAACGAAGAAGCATTTTTCGATGCGCTGATCGATCTTTTTGCTTCCCGGTATAAAATCAATAAAAAGCAGGTCTTTGCAACCGGCTTTTCCGGGGGAGGGCATATGTCGTATAAGCTGGCGCTGACCATGCCTGGCAAGATCCGGGCTGTTTCGGCAATAGTTGCCAACATGCCTACGGATGAAAATATGGATTGCACGCCGATGAACATGGCCATTCCGGTTATGATAACGAATGGCACCGCAGACCAGACCAATCCTTACAATGGCGGCGAAGTAAAAACCCCCGGCGTTACGCTGGGAACTGTTCGCTCGACGGACCAATCATTCCAATACTGGGCCAGGCTCGATGGTTATACCGGTGAACCGGTGAAATCCATAATGCCGGATGGCGACACTTCCAATGATATTACGGTGGAAAAATACACCTATCAAAAGAAAGGAAAGCCGGAAGTGACACTGTTGAAGGTCGTCAACGGCAGGCATGAGTTTGTGACGGATTTCGACATGTTCGAGGAATCCTGGAAGTTTTTTAAGCGACAGATAGGTAAATAG
- a CDS encoding BRO family protein yields MTSQQAPSLFEQIRKSDDGGNEFWSARDLAKVLEYTEYRHFKSAIERAREACMNSGQNIGDHSEDILGMIKPGKGGKRHVEDVKLSRYACYLIVQNADPAKEVVALGQTYFAVQTRLQEIRQMEEYNQLNIENEKRLFLRSELTRNNLLLAEAVALGSAVNSKYCDPGDSGAIVCVSGIVFGCLR; encoded by the coding sequence ATGACTTCACAACAAGCTCCCTCGCTCTTTGAGCAAATCAGGAAATCGGACGACGGCGGCAACGAATTTTGGAGTGCCAGGGATCTGGCAAAAGTGCTGGAATACACGGAGTACCGTCATTTTAAATCAGCCATTGAACGTGCAAGAGAAGCCTGCATGAATAGCGGGCAGAATATAGGGGATCATTCCGAGGATATCCTAGGAATGATAAAACCGGGAAAAGGAGGCAAAAGACACGTGGAAGATGTAAAGCTATCCCGCTACGCCTGTTATCTCATAGTCCAGAATGCCGATCCGGCGAAAGAAGTAGTTGCATTGGGACAGACTTACTTCGCGGTGCAGACTCGTTTGCAGGAAATCAGGCAAATGGAGGAGTACAATCAATTGAATATCGAGAACGAAAAGCGGCTATTCCTGCGCAGCGAACTGACGAGGAATAACCTTCTGCTGGCGGAAGCCGTAGCCCTTGGGAGTGCCGTTAACTCAAAATATTGTGATCCAGGGGATTCAGGAGCGATAGTATGTGTATCCGGCATTGTGTTTGGCTGTCTGAGATGA
- a CDS encoding DNA polymerase Y family protein: MPNRFVSIWFPQLATDHRIRLRPELFGLEFVLATPERGKMIVRAANAEASEMGIETGMVVADARAILPSLVVLDDEPDTTRHALQALAEWCLRYSPTVALDEPDGLIMDVTGCAHLWGGERAYMDDLICKLSQAGYTIRTALADTIGTAWAYAHFGPPGAIVPPGGQRTALEKLPPAALRIPAETLEKMQKLGFYRIGNFIRIPAGMLRRRFGQILPDRLEQALGYAQEFIVPIRQVVPYQERLPCLEPIVTAAGIEIALQKLLETLCARLMREGKGLRRGVLTCFRIDGRTQQIDIVTNRASYHVKHLFRLFELKIKTIAPGFGIELFTLEAPEVEAVTITQETMWDTTGGFENTAITELLDAITGRTGAEAIQRYLPQEHHWPERSVKRAPSLHEKPRTGWRTDRQRPVFLLPKPETIQVTAPIPDYPPTMFVYKGKVHYIDKSEGPERIEQEWWLEQGLFRDYYTVEDREGRRYWLFRFGPYSEEEGEEQPEWFIHGFFA, encoded by the coding sequence ATGCCCAACCGCTTCGTCTCCATATGGTTCCCACAGCTGGCAACGGATCACCGGATCCGCCTCAGGCCTGAGCTTTTCGGGCTCGAATTTGTGCTGGCAACGCCCGAGCGGGGAAAGATGATCGTGCGGGCCGCCAATGCAGAAGCCTCGGAAATGGGCATTGAAACCGGCATGGTCGTGGCCGATGCACGGGCTATTCTCCCTTCGCTAGTGGTGCTGGACGACGAGCCGGACACTACCCGGCATGCATTGCAGGCACTGGCCGAATGGTGTTTACGCTACTCCCCCACCGTCGCATTGGACGAACCGGATGGACTTATTATGGATGTTACCGGTTGCGCGCACCTGTGGGGAGGTGAGCGCGCATACATGGATGACCTGATCTGCAAGCTCAGCCAGGCGGGATATACCATACGAACGGCCCTGGCCGATACCATCGGGACCGCGTGGGCATATGCGCATTTCGGTCCGCCGGGAGCGATCGTTCCACCCGGCGGCCAGCGCACCGCATTGGAAAAATTACCGCCGGCAGCGTTGCGCATTCCCGCGGAAACCCTCGAAAAGATGCAAAAGCTGGGTTTTTACCGGATCGGCAATTTCATACGGATACCGGCAGGAATGCTGCGCAGGCGATTTGGGCAAATTTTACCCGACAGGTTGGAGCAGGCACTTGGCTATGCGCAGGAATTTATCGTACCCATTCGCCAGGTTGTTCCCTACCAGGAACGGTTGCCATGCCTGGAACCGATCGTGACGGCTGCCGGCATTGAAATAGCCTTGCAGAAATTACTGGAAACGCTTTGCGCGCGGTTGATGAGAGAAGGTAAAGGACTTCGCCGTGGCGTCCTGACCTGCTTCCGGATAGACGGCCGAACGCAGCAAATCGATATTGTGACCAACCGGGCCTCGTATCACGTAAAGCACCTTTTCCGGCTTTTTGAACTCAAAATCAAAACCATTGCTCCCGGTTTCGGCATCGAGCTGTTCACTCTCGAAGCTCCGGAAGTGGAGGCTGTTACCATAACCCAGGAAACGATGTGGGACACAACCGGCGGGTTCGAAAATACGGCGATTACCGAACTGCTCGATGCCATTACCGGACGTACAGGCGCGGAAGCGATACAACGGTATCTGCCCCAGGAGCACCATTGGCCCGAAAGATCGGTTAAAAGGGCACCTTCTTTACATGAAAAACCCCGAACCGGCTGGCGGACCGACAGGCAGAGGCCCGTTTTCCTTTTGCCAAAGCCGGAAACCATTCAGGTTACCGCCCCTATACCGGATTATCCGCCTACCATGTTCGTGTACAAAGGCAAGGTACATTATATCGATAAATCCGAAGGACCCGAGCGCATAGAACAGGAATGGTGGCTGGAACAAGGCCTCTTTCGCGATTATTATACCGTAGAAGACCGGGAAGGGAGGCGCTACTGGCTGTTCCGGTTCGGTCCATATTCCGAAGAAGAAGGAGAGGAGCAGCCGGAATGGTTTATACACGGCTTTTTTGCCTGA
- a CDS encoding PHP domain-containing protein, which translates to MNYTELQVTTNFSFLRGGSHPEELVEHAIALGYKAIAITDRNTLAGIVRAHAAAKNKDFRIIPACRLDLLDGPSLLAYPTDREAYSRLSALLTEGNLRTEKGQCHLYKTDIYRNAKGMKFIAVPPSALNESFDFDPSFAENLQEYREKLGAHLYLGAVRSYQGDDMKKLYRLDQLSKRFDIPLVATNDVHYHNLQRRELQDILTCIREKCTIYNAGFRLHENAERYLKPAAEMQRLFFKFPEAIERTREITDACRFSLNSLKYVYPEELTTEGRTPMEELKHLTWIGAKKRFQNGIPPDVHAKILHEFKFIEEMDYAAYFLTVYDIVRFANQQKILCQGRGSAANSVICYCLGITAVNPEEIDLLFERFISSARNEPPDIDVDFEHERREEVMQYIYNKYGRDRAGIVATVTQVRQKGAVRDVAKAMGMSMDAVNRLSSSLWEFSDEWFDGKIISEHGFDPNDPHLAKILDLAGQYKGFPRQLGQHTGGFVITQGKLSDLCPILNARMENRTCIEWNKDDIDTLGFLKIDVLALGMLTCLRKAFDLLKQHYNIVHDLASIPPNDEKVYDMICRADTIGVFQIESRAQQSMLPRLEA; encoded by the coding sequence ATGAATTATACCGAATTACAGGTAACCACCAATTTCAGCTTCCTGCGGGGCGGATCGCACCCGGAAGAATTGGTAGAACACGCCATCGCACTGGGTTACAAGGCTATTGCCATCACCGACCGCAATACGCTCGCCGGTATCGTACGCGCGCATGCAGCTGCGAAAAACAAGGATTTCCGTATCATACCAGCCTGCCGTCTGGATCTGCTCGATGGCCCCAGCCTGCTCGCCTATCCTACCGACAGGGAGGCTTACAGCCGGCTTTCCGCATTACTCACGGAAGGAAACCTGCGCACCGAGAAAGGCCAATGCCATCTTTATAAAACTGATATTTACCGTAATGCAAAGGGTATGAAATTTATCGCGGTTCCGCCATCGGCACTCAACGAATCATTTGATTTCGATCCTTCTTTTGCCGAAAACCTGCAAGAATACCGCGAAAAACTCGGTGCCCATCTGTACCTCGGCGCGGTAAGGTCTTATCAGGGCGATGACATGAAAAAACTCTACCGCCTCGACCAGCTCTCCAAACGGTTCGATATTCCCCTGGTAGCAACCAACGATGTGCATTATCACAACCTGCAACGACGTGAATTGCAGGATATACTTACCTGTATCCGCGAAAAATGCACCATTTACAATGCCGGTTTTCGCTTACATGAAAATGCAGAACGCTATCTGAAACCAGCCGCGGAAATGCAACGGCTCTTTTTTAAGTTTCCCGAGGCCATCGAACGCACCCGGGAAATTACCGACGCCTGCCGGTTTTCGTTGAACAGCTTGAAATATGTATATCCGGAAGAGCTGACAACGGAAGGACGGACACCGATGGAGGAACTGAAACACCTTACCTGGATCGGTGCTAAAAAGCGCTTTCAGAATGGAATCCCTCCTGATGTGCATGCTAAAATCTTACACGAATTTAAATTCATCGAAGAAATGGATTACGCCGCCTATTTCCTGACGGTGTACGACATTGTGCGCTTTGCGAACCAACAAAAAATACTCTGCCAGGGGCGCGGTTCCGCAGCCAATTCTGTGATTTGTTATTGCCTCGGGATTACCGCAGTAAATCCGGAAGAAATCGATCTGCTTTTCGAACGCTTCATTTCCTCGGCCCGGAATGAACCTCCCGATATTGACGTGGATTTCGAGCATGAGCGCCGGGAGGAGGTGATGCAATACATCTACAACAAATATGGCCGCGACCGGGCAGGCATTGTCGCAACGGTTACACAGGTCCGGCAAAAGGGCGCCGTTCGGGATGTTGCAAAGGCTATGGGCATGTCCATGGATGCGGTTAACCGGCTTTCCAGCTCGTTATGGGAGTTTTCGGATGAATGGTTCGATGGCAAAATCATTTCCGAACATGGTTTCGACCCCAACGACCCGCACCTGGCCAAAATCCTCGATCTGGCGGGACAATACAAGGGTTTCCCGCGCCAGCTGGGCCAGCATACGGGTGGTTTTGTGATTACCCAGGGTAAATTATCAGACCTCTGCCCTATTCTCAATGCCCGAATGGAAAACCGCACCTGCATCGAATGGAACAAAGATGATATCGATACCCTGGGTTTTCTGAAAATCGATGTGCTTGCACTGGGAATGCTCACATGCTTACGAAAGGCTTTTGATTTACTTAAACAGCATTATAATATTGTCCATGACCTTGCAAGCATCCCCCCAAATGACGAAAAGGTTTACGATATGATTTGCCGGGCCGACACGATCGGCGTTTTCCAGATCGAAAGCCGGGCACAGCAGTCAATGCTGCCTAGACTGGAAGCCTAA
- a CDS encoding OB-fold nucleic acid binding domain-containing protein, with the protein MRPGPIQGDMVHPYLRRRDEIEKEEYPSEELRKILEKTKGVPLFQEQAMNIAIVAADFTPTEADELRRSMATFKAKGVVSRLREKLVSGMMKKGYEKDFAERIFKQLEGFGSYGFPESHAASFALLVYVSSWIKYHHPDVFAAALLNSQPMGFYRPAQIVIDARNHGVEVRPVDINYSFWDNTLENIPDQRCALRLGFRQVKGLKEEEMHILVSSRTRPFTHIHQLLEIGISNTTLEKLADADAFCSIGFDRRQAFWEISALTDRPAGLFAGHAPASNSEPDVRLPAMTLSEHVIHDYSATSLSLKAHPVSFVRDQLNALGATRSIDLQHLNDGQIVKVAGLVLVRQRPGTASGICFITVEDETGTANLVVFKNIFDAYRKEILRSKLLMIEGKVQKEGQVIHVVAGKCFNVSGLLRKLAAIEEQGADVLTLSEVDEKGQPDSRGKSRKILPLKNPQAEIFPASRDFK; encoded by the coding sequence GTGCGGCCGGGACCGATTCAGGGAGATATGGTACATCCTTACCTAAGAAGAAGAGATGAAATAGAAAAAGAAGAATACCCAAGTGAGGAACTGAGGAAAATTCTGGAAAAGACTAAGGGAGTACCTCTGTTTCAGGAACAAGCTATGAATATTGCCATCGTTGCCGCCGATTTCACCCCTACCGAAGCTGATGAACTACGTCGGAGCATGGCAACTTTTAAAGCAAAGGGCGTAGTATCCAGATTAAGGGAAAAGTTGGTAAGTGGCATGATGAAGAAAGGTTACGAAAAGGATTTCGCCGAGCGTATTTTCAAGCAGCTCGAAGGTTTCGGAAGCTATGGATTTCCGGAAAGCCACGCGGCCAGTTTTGCATTGCTTGTTTATGTTTCGTCCTGGATCAAATACCACCACCCCGATGTTTTTGCCGCCGCTTTGCTTAATAGCCAGCCCATGGGCTTTTACCGGCCCGCACAAATCGTGATCGATGCCCGGAATCACGGCGTAGAAGTGAGGCCGGTAGATATCAATTACTCCTTTTGGGACAATACCCTCGAAAATATCCCCGACCAACGCTGCGCCCTACGGCTCGGCTTCCGGCAGGTCAAGGGATTGAAGGAGGAAGAAATGCATATCCTGGTTTCCTCCCGCACCAGGCCCTTTACCCATATTCATCAATTGCTCGAAATCGGCATTTCAAATACTACGCTGGAAAAGCTCGCCGACGCGGACGCATTCTGTTCCATCGGCTTCGACCGGCGGCAGGCGTTCTGGGAGATTTCCGCATTGACCGACAGGCCGGCCGGGCTCTTCGCGGGACATGCTCCGGCAAGCAACAGCGAACCCGATGTTCGCTTGCCCGCAATGACGTTGTCCGAACACGTCATTCATGATTATTCTGCCACCTCCCTCTCATTGAAAGCACATCCTGTCAGTTTTGTAAGGGATCAGCTGAATGCACTGGGTGCGACACGAAGTATCGATCTCCAACATCTTAACGATGGTCAGATTGTCAAAGTGGCCGGTCTGGTGCTTGTCCGACAACGACCGGGCACAGCGAGCGGCATTTGTTTTATTACAGTCGAAGATGAAACCGGCACGGCAAACCTGGTGGTTTTTAAGAATATCTTCGATGCCTACCGTAAAGAAATACTGAGGTCGAAACTGCTGATGATCGAAGGGAAGGTGCAAAAGGAAGGCCAGGTGATCCATGTCGTAGCGGGCAAATGTTTCAATGTATCCGGATTGCTTCGGAAACTTGCAGCCATCGAAGAGCAGGGAGCCGATGTGCTTACCTTGTCAGAGGTTGATGAAAAGGGTCAACCCGATTCACGGGGCAAATCCAGGAAGATACTACCGCTCAAAAATCCGCAAGCGGAAATTTTCCCGGCGTCCAGGGATTTCAAGTGA
- a CDS encoding oxygenase MpaB family protein, whose amino-acid sequence MKWFVNEGSIVRDIWGKADTILFIFAGASAEFALNKSVDWLYFTGKLPADPLGRLFSTVGYARQIVFAEYDDAMRAIRQIASIHQGVERSRNARIPDSAYRDVLFMLIDYSIRSFELLERKLTIAEKEEIFEVFHAVGEGMGVPGLPGDLREWERMRAAHLQENLVRSHFTVDLYKQYRKHLGGFRYYLLRHVQMRLVPQKVNNLIGLGSDRLLGILLPVYKISRWIGAGAYLRNLLLPEEYKMQVIRLDEAGH is encoded by the coding sequence ATGAAGTGGTTCGTAAATGAAGGTTCGATTGTGCGGGATATCTGGGGAAAAGCGGATACGATCCTGTTCATATTCGCGGGAGCGTCGGCCGAGTTCGCGCTGAACAAGTCGGTAGATTGGCTGTACTTTACCGGGAAACTCCCCGCAGATCCGCTGGGCAGGCTGTTTTCGACGGTCGGATATGCGCGCCAGATTGTGTTCGCGGAATACGACGATGCCATGCGCGCAATCCGGCAGATCGCTTCGATCCATCAGGGTGTCGAACGCAGCCGTAATGCCCGCATCCCCGACAGTGCCTACCGCGATGTGCTTTTTATGCTTATCGATTATTCCATTCGATCATTCGAACTGCTCGAAAGAAAGCTGACTATTGCCGAGAAAGAGGAGATATTCGAAGTTTTTCACGCGGTCGGCGAGGGCATGGGTGTGCCCGGGCTTCCGGGCGATCTGCGCGAATGGGAGCGGATGCGCGCCGCACATTTGCAGGAGAATCTCGTTAGAAGCCATTTCACGGTCGATTTGTACAAGCAATACAGAAAGCATTTGGGTGGGTTCCGCTATTATTTGTTACGGCATGTTCAAATGCGGCTTGTTCCCCAAAAGGTGAATAATCTGATCGGACTGGGAAGCGACCGGCTGCTCGGGATATTGCTTCCTGTTTATAAAATAAGCCGGTGGATCGGTGCAGGGGCATATCTTCGCAATCTGTTGTTGCCGGAAGAATATAAAATGCAGGTAATCAGGCTTGATGAGGCCGGGCATTGA